The genomic region GGGGGAGCGGTGAGTCTGCCACCGTTTCGGCGCACCGAACGGTGGCCAGCTCACCGCCGGGCCCGGAGCCCAGCCCGAAACGGTGGCCAGCTCACCGCTGGTCCGGGACCGAGGCCCCGACCGAGGTCGGGACCGAGGCCCCGGCCACATGATGCCGCCCGATCGGCAGCATCAGTGGCCGGCCGGAGACCGGGTCGACGACGACGCTGGACTCCAGGCCGAAGACGGCCCGGACCGTCTCCTCGGTGAGTACTGCATGCGGGTCGCCGGCGGCGTGCAGGCGGCCGCCGGCGAGGGCGATCAGCTGGTCGGCGTACCGCGCGGCGAGGTTGAGGTCGTGCAGCACCATCACGATCGTGGTGCCGCGGGACCGGTTCAGGTCGGTGAGCAGGTCCAGGACCTCCACCTGGTGGCTGACGTCGAGGAACGTGGTGGGCTCGTCGAGCAGCAGCACGTCGGTCTGCTGGGCGAGCGCCATCGCGATCCAGACCCGCTGGCGCTGCCCGCCGGAGAGCTCGTCGACGGGACGGTCGGCCAGGTCGGCGGTCTGGGTCGCGTCGAGCGCGGCGGCGACTGCCTGGTCGTCCTCGGCGCTCCACCGCGACAGGATCCGCTGGTGCGGGTTGCGCCCGCGTCCGACCAGGTCGCTGACCACGATGCCCTCGGGGGCCACCGGGGACTGGGG from Nocardioides pantholopis harbors:
- a CDS encoding ABC transporter ATP-binding protein, with amino-acid sequence MTAQHTLTVEDLTLGYRDRTVIEALDLAVPTGKVTAIVGANACGKSTLLRSMSRLLAPRAGQVLLDGKQVHRLPAKELARTLGLLPQSPVAPEGIVVSDLVGRGRNPHQRILSRWSAEDDQAVAAALDATQTADLADRPVDELSGGQRQRVWIAMALAQQTDVLLLDEPTTFLDVSHQVEVLDLLTDLNRSRGTTIVMVLHDLNLAARYADQLIALAGGRLHAAGDPHAVLTEETVRAVFGLESSVVVDPVSGRPLMLPIGRHHVAGASVPTSVGASVPDQR